One segment of Proteus appendicitidis DNA contains the following:
- the rplA gene encoding 50S ribosomal protein L1, with protein MAKLTKRMRNIREKVEVTKQYEIAEAVALLKELATAKFVESVDVAVNLGIDARKSDQNVRGATVLPHGTGRSVRVAVFAQGANAEAAKEAGAELVGMDDLAAKVKAGEMDFDVVIASPDAMRVVGQLGQILGPRGLMPNPKVGTVTPNVAEAVKNAKAGQVRYRNDKNGIIHTTIGKVDFNEVQLKENLEALLVALKKAKPSAAKGVYIKKVSLSTTMGAGVAVDQASLNATV; from the coding sequence ATGGCTAAACTAACCAAGCGCATGCGCAATATCCGTGAGAAAGTTGAAGTAACTAAACAGTACGAAATTGCTGAAGCTGTTGCTTTACTGAAAGAACTGGCTACTGCTAAATTCGTTGAGAGTGTTGACGTTGCTGTTAACCTTGGCATCGATGCACGTAAATCAGATCAAAACGTTCGTGGTGCAACTGTACTTCCACACGGTACTGGCCGTTCAGTTCGCGTTGCTGTATTCGCACAAGGTGCAAATGCAGAAGCTGCTAAAGAAGCAGGCGCTGAATTAGTCGGTATGGACGACTTAGCTGCTAAAGTTAAAGCTGGCGAAATGGACTTTGACGTTGTTATCGCATCTCCAGATGCAATGCGCGTTGTAGGTCAATTAGGTCAAATCCTTGGCCCACGCGGCTTAATGCCAAACCCGAAAGTGGGTACTGTAACACCTAACGTTGCTGAAGCAGTTAAAAATGCTAAAGCTGGTCAGGTTCGTTACCGTAACGACAAAAATGGTATTATCCATACCACTATCGGTAAAGTTGACTTCAACGAAGTTCAGTTGAAAGAAAACTTAGAAGCTCTGCTGGTTGCTCTGAAAAAAGCAAAACCATCAGCAGCGAAAGGCGTTTATATCAAGAAAGTAAGCCTGTCTACCACTATGGGTGCAGGTGTTGCGGTTGATCAAGCTAGCTTAAACGCGACAGTTTAA
- the nusG gene encoding transcription termination/antitermination protein NusG, whose translation MTDSPKKRWYVIQAFSGFEGRVAQSLREHIKLNEMEDSFGEVMVPTEEVVEIRSGQRRKSERKFFPGYVLVQMVMNDATWHLVRNVPRVMGFIGGTSDRPAPISDKEVDAIMNRLQQVGDKPRPKTLFEPGEMVRVSDGPFADFNGVVEEVDYEKSRLKVSVSIFGRATPVELDFSQVEKG comes from the coding sequence ATGACTGATTCTCCAAAAAAACGCTGGTATGTCATTCAGGCATTTTCAGGCTTTGAAGGCCGTGTTGCACAGTCTCTGCGTGAACATATCAAATTAAACGAAATGGAAGACTCATTCGGCGAAGTTATGGTTCCAACCGAAGAAGTGGTTGAGATCCGTAGCGGTCAACGTCGCAAAAGTGAGCGTAAATTTTTCCCAGGTTATGTTCTTGTCCAAATGGTCATGAACGATGCAACTTGGCACTTAGTACGTAATGTACCTCGTGTTATGGGATTCATTGGCGGAACGTCAGACAGACCTGCACCAATTAGCGATAAAGAAGTTGATGCGATTATGAATCGCTTACAACAAGTTGGTGATAAACCGCGTCCTAAAACACTGTTTGAACCTGGTGAAATGGTTCGTGTTAGCGATGGTCCATTCGCTGACTTTAATGGTGTTGTTGAAGAAGTTGATTACGAAAAAAGCCGCTTAAAAGTCTCTGTATCAATCTTTGGTCGTGCAACACCAGTTGAATTAGACTTTAGTCAGGTTGAAAAAGGTTAA
- the tusB gene encoding sulfurtransferase complex subunit TusB, whose amino-acid sequence MLYTYSVSIYQSDLEAFLSLLTKEDDVLLIQDGVLAVLEDNPLLKHCLQQQISVYALIDDVLARGLKDQVSHHIKLINYGDFVDLTVKHPQQIHWGA is encoded by the coding sequence ATGTTGTATACTTATTCCGTCTCTATTTATCAAAGTGATTTAGAGGCTTTTTTATCTTTATTGACAAAAGAAGATGATGTTTTGTTAATACAAGATGGAGTACTGGCAGTCCTTGAAGACAATCCTTTATTAAAACATTGCCTTCAACAGCAAATTTCAGTTTACGCATTAATTGATGATGTTTTGGCAAGAGGCTTAAAAGATCAAGTATCTCATCATATTAAACTCATCAATTATGGTGATTTTGTCGATTTAACGGTAAAACACCCCCAACAAATTCATTGGGGAGCGTAG
- the fusA gene encoding elongation factor G, with protein sequence MARQTPIARYRNIGISAHIDAGKTTTSERILFYTGVNHKIGETHEGSATMDWMEQEQERGITITSAATTAFWSGMAKQFEPHRVNIIDTPGHVDFTIEVERSMRVLDGAVMVYCAVGGVQPQSETVWRQANKYHVPRIAFVNKMDRMGANFLRVVEQIKTRLAANPVPLQIPVGAEEDFTGVVDLIKMKAIRWNEEDQGVTFEYEDIPADLQDLAEEWHNNLVESAAEASEELMDKYLGGEELTEAEIKAALRKRVLDNEIILVTCGSAFKNKGVQAMLDAVIEYLPAPTDVPAINGILPDGKDTPAERHSSDEEPFSSLAFKIATDPFVGNLTFFRVYSGVINSGDTVLNPVKDKKERFGRIVQMHANKREEIKEVRAGDIAAAIGLKDVTTGDTLCAIDAPIILERMEFPEPVISVAIEPKTKVDQEKMGIALNRLAQEDPSFRVSSDEETGQTIIAGMGELHLDVLVDRMRREFKVEANVGKPQVAYRETIRDTVTDIEGKHAKQSGGRGQYGHVVIDLSPLPAGGEENYVFINDIVGGVIPKEFIPAVDKGIQEQLKSGPLAGYPVVDIQARLHYGSYHDVDSSEIAFKIAASMAFKDGFMKAKPILLEPVMKVEIETPEDYMGDVIGDLNRRRGMVEGMDDLPTGKIIRAQVPLAEMFGYATDLRSQTQGRASYSMEFLKYNEAPSNVAQAIIEARKAK encoded by the coding sequence ATGGCTCGTCAAACCCCCATAGCACGCTACCGTAATATCGGTATCAGTGCGCACATCGATGCCGGTAAAACCACTACAAGTGAACGTATTCTGTTTTATACCGGTGTAAACCATAAAATTGGTGAAACTCACGAAGGTTCAGCAACAATGGACTGGATGGAGCAGGAGCAGGAACGTGGTATTACTATCACATCCGCAGCAACTACTGCATTCTGGTCTGGTATGGCTAAACAGTTTGAGCCTCACCGTGTAAACATCATCGACACCCCGGGACACGTTGACTTCACAATCGAAGTAGAACGTTCTATGCGTGTTCTTGATGGCGCGGTTATGGTTTACTGTGCAGTTGGTGGTGTTCAGCCTCAGTCAGAAACAGTATGGCGCCAGGCTAACAAATATCATGTACCACGTATCGCGTTCGTTAACAAAATGGACCGTATGGGTGCAAACTTCCTGCGTGTTGTTGAGCAAATCAAAACACGTCTGGCAGCAAACCCAGTTCCACTGCAAATCCCAGTAGGTGCTGAAGAAGATTTCACCGGTGTTGTTGACTTAATTAAAATGAAAGCAATCCGTTGGAATGAAGAAGACCAAGGTGTTACTTTCGAATACGAAGACATTCCTGCAGATCTACAAGATTTAGCTGAAGAATGGCACAACAACCTGGTTGAATCTGCTGCTGAAGCATCAGAAGAACTGATGGACAAATATCTGGGCGGTGAAGAACTGACAGAAGCAGAAATTAAAGCTGCTCTGCGTAAACGCGTTCTAGATAACGAAATTATCCTGGTTACCTGTGGTTCTGCATTTAAGAACAAAGGTGTTCAGGCAATGCTGGATGCGGTAATTGAATACCTGCCAGCACCAACAGATGTACCTGCAATCAATGGTATCTTACCAGACGGTAAAGATACTCCAGCAGAACGTCATTCAAGCGACGAAGAGCCATTCTCATCTCTGGCATTCAAAATCGCAACTGACCCATTTGTTGGTAACTTAACATTCTTCCGTGTGTACTCTGGTGTGATTAACTCAGGTGACACAGTTCTGAACCCGGTTAAAGACAAAAAAGAACGTTTTGGCCGTATTGTTCAGATGCATGCTAACAAGCGTGAAGAAATTAAAGAAGTTCGTGCGGGCGACATCGCTGCTGCTATCGGTCTGAAAGACGTAACTACAGGTGATACTCTGTGTGCGATTGATGCACCAATCATCTTAGAACGTATGGAATTCCCAGAGCCAGTAATCTCTGTTGCTATCGAACCTAAGACTAAAGTTGACCAAGAAAAAATGGGTATCGCTCTGAACCGTCTGGCTCAAGAAGATCCATCTTTCCGCGTATCAAGCGACGAAGAAACTGGTCAAACTATCATTGCTGGTATGGGTGAGCTGCACTTAGACGTGTTAGTTGACCGTATGCGTCGTGAATTTAAAGTTGAAGCGAACGTAGGTAAACCACAGGTTGCTTACCGTGAAACTATTCGTGATACAGTAACTGATATCGAAGGTAAGCACGCGAAACAATCTGGTGGTCGTGGTCAGTACGGTCATGTTGTTATCGACCTGTCTCCATTACCAGCAGGTGGTGAAGAGAACTACGTATTTATCAACGATATCGTTGGTGGTGTAATTCCTAAAGAATTCATCCCAGCTGTTGATAAAGGTATTCAAGAACAGCTGAAATCTGGTCCATTAGCAGGTTACCCTGTTGTGGATATTCAGGCTCGTTTACATTATGGTTCTTACCATGATGTTGACTCCTCAGAAATCGCGTTTAAAATTGCCGCATCAATGGCATTTAAAGACGGCTTCATGAAAGCTAAGCCAATTCTGCTTGAGCCAGTCATGAAAGTTGAGATTGAAACGCCAGAAGATTACATGGGCGACGTTATCGGTGACTTAAACCGTCGTCGTGGTATGGTTGAAGGTATGGACGATCTGCCTACCGGTAAGATCATCCGTGCTCAAGTACCACTGGCTGAAATGTTCGGTTATGCAACTGACCTGCGTTCACAAACTCAGGGTCGTGCTTCTTACTCTATGGAGTTCTTGAAGTACAACGAAGCGCCTAGCAACGTCGCTCAGGCTATTATCGAAGCTCGTAAAGCGAAATAA
- the tusC gene encoding sulfurtransferase complex subunit TusC: MKKMNSIAFLFTQAPHGNSAGREGLDALLATSALTEDIGVFFISDGVFQLVENQQPEGVLSRHHAATFKVLPLYDVTNVYISQKDMAHRGLSSQTSFVLDAQVISQQDIAQKLSEYDVVLRF; the protein is encoded by the coding sequence ATGAAGAAAATGAATTCGATCGCATTCCTTTTTACTCAAGCACCTCATGGTAATAGTGCAGGGCGAGAAGGTTTAGATGCTTTACTCGCAACCTCTGCATTAACAGAAGATATTGGTGTTTTTTTTATCTCTGATGGTGTATTTCAACTTGTTGAAAATCAACAACCTGAAGGAGTGCTGTCACGTCATCATGCTGCAACATTTAAAGTGCTACCCTTGTATGATGTGACAAACGTCTATATATCACAGAAGGACATGGCTCATCGTGGATTATCCTCTCAAACTTCTTTTGTGTTAGATGCACAGGTGATATCCCAACAAGATATTGCTCAAAAATTGAGTGAATATGATGTGGTATTGCGCTTTTAA
- the tusD gene encoding sulfurtransferase complex subunit TusD, with protein sequence MSSLTYCLVVTGPHYGTEQASSAYLFANALLEKGHQIAQIFFYREGVVNANKLVSPANDEFDLPKAWITLAKKHQIPLHVCVAAALRRGIIDEQQAKEQEVGSYNMASEFELSGLGSLAQAMLTCSRVVQF encoded by the coding sequence ATGAGTTCCTTGACATATTGTTTAGTGGTTACGGGGCCTCATTACGGAACTGAACAAGCTTCAAGTGCCTATTTATTTGCCAATGCCCTTCTTGAAAAAGGGCATCAAATTGCACAAATCTTCTTTTATCGGGAAGGTGTTGTGAACGCGAATAAACTGGTATCGCCTGCAAATGATGAATTTGATCTTCCTAAAGCGTGGATTACCTTGGCGAAAAAACATCAAATTCCTTTGCATGTTTGTGTTGCTGCCGCATTACGTAGAGGAATTATCGATGAGCAGCAGGCCAAAGAGCAAGAAGTAGGTAGCTATAATATGGCATCTGAATTTGAGTTAAGTGGTTTGGGTTCACTGGCTCAAGCGATGTTGACCTGTTCCCGTGTGGTGCAATTTTAA
- the secE gene encoding preprotein translocase subunit SecE — MSANSGAQDSKRGGDIAKWIITVLLLAVAVGGNYLYREFNLALRALAVVALFVAAGGIALWTTQGKATLAFAREARIEMRKVVWPTRQETLQTTLIVAAVTAIVSLVLWGLDGILVRFVSFITGL; from the coding sequence ATGAGTGCGAATAGCGGAGCTCAAGATAGCAAACGCGGTGGTGATATCGCTAAGTGGATCATTACCGTTTTATTGCTGGCAGTAGCAGTGGGTGGCAACTATCTTTACCGTGAATTTAACCTAGCGTTGCGAGCTTTAGCTGTTGTTGCTTTGTTCGTAGCAGCAGGTGGGATCGCGTTGTGGACAACACAAGGTAAAGCAACGTTAGCATTTGCTCGTGAAGCGCGTATTGAAATGCGTAAAGTAGTATGGCCAACACGTCAAGAAACATTGCAGACAACGCTGATTGTTGCTGCGGTGACGGCTATTGTGTCATTAGTTCTTTGGGGACTGGATGGCATTCTGGTTCGTTTTGTTTCATTTATTACTGGCCTGTGA
- the rpsL gene encoding 30S ribosomal protein S12, whose amino-acid sequence MATINQLVRKSRSSKVVKSNVPALEACPQKRGVCTRVYTTTPKKPNSALRKVCRVRLTNGFEVSSYIGGEGHNLQEHSVILIRGGRVKDLPGVRYHTVRGALDCSGVKDRKQARSKYGVKKPKA is encoded by the coding sequence ATGGCAACTATTAATCAGCTGGTACGCAAATCTCGTAGCTCGAAAGTTGTTAAAAGCAACGTTCCAGCTCTGGAAGCTTGCCCGCAAAAACGTGGCGTATGTACTCGTGTATATACTACCACTCCAAAAAAACCAAACTCAGCACTGCGTAAAGTATGCCGTGTGCGTTTGACTAACGGTTTCGAAGTTTCTTCCTACATCGGTGGTGAAGGCCACAACTTGCAGGAGCACTCCGTAATCTTAATCCGTGGTGGTCGTGTTAAAGACTTACCAGGTGTGCGTTACCACACTGTTCGCGGCGCGCTGGACTGTTCTGGTGTTAAAGACCGTAAACAAGCTCGTTCTAAGTACGGTGTGAAGAAGCCAAAGGCTTAA
- a CDS encoding DMT family transporter, with protein sequence MYLRQYWAKFGPTTLFVLLWSSGAIFSRWGLDNGSSFAILTWRFIIALAFLSILCIQRHRFLPPKGSRLKTAWVGLLIIGGYSICYLLALANSITPGMLATIMGVQPIITLWIIERNFTATRLLGLLIALAGLVLVVAQSLFNTALSLTGMIYALVALLCMSFGAISQKKLQLAPMDALPLQYVISLMLCLLFVPFQPFHASFDIGFVIPVLWLAVIISVVAQLLLYRLLTTGNLVNVTSLFYLVPGVTALMDYIFLGNKMSWLSLAGMGAIIVGLLFVFKKTKAIIVEETVD encoded by the coding sequence ATGTACTTACGTCAATATTGGGCAAAATTCGGCCCAACGACATTATTCGTTTTATTATGGAGTAGTGGCGCTATCTTTTCTCGCTGGGGCCTAGATAACGGTAGTTCATTTGCTATTTTAACTTGGCGTTTTATTATCGCTTTAGCCTTTCTTTCTATCCTATGTATTCAGCGTCATCGTTTTTTACCTCCCAAAGGAAGCCGTTTGAAAACCGCATGGGTCGGTTTACTGATTATTGGTGGTTATTCCATCTGTTATCTTTTGGCACTCGCGAATAGTATTACACCGGGAATGTTAGCCACAATCATGGGTGTTCAACCGATTATCACATTATGGATAATCGAGCGGAATTTTACCGCGACACGGCTATTAGGGCTTTTAATCGCCTTAGCTGGATTAGTGTTAGTGGTTGCCCAAAGCCTATTTAATACAGCCCTTTCATTAACGGGAATGATTTATGCGTTAGTCGCACTACTTTGTATGAGCTTCGGTGCAATCTCACAGAAAAAACTGCAATTAGCACCAATGGATGCCCTACCGCTACAATATGTGATTAGCCTTATGTTGTGCTTGTTATTTGTGCCATTCCAGCCTTTTCATGCTTCATTCGATATTGGCTTTGTCATTCCTGTTCTTTGGCTTGCCGTGATCATTTCTGTTGTTGCTCAATTGCTACTATACCGCTTACTCACAACAGGTAATTTAGTTAACGTCACTAGCTTATTTTATTTAGTGCCTGGCGTAACAGCATTAATGGATTATATTTTCTTAGGTAATAAGATGTCTTGGCTGAGTTTAGCGGGAATGGGGGCAATCATTGTAGGCTTGCTGTTTGTTTTTAAAAAAACCAAAGCCATTATTGTAGAAGAGACCGTAGACTAA
- the tuf gene encoding elongation factor Tu, protein MSKEKFERSKPHVNVGTIGHVDHGKTTLTAAITTVLAKTYGGSARAFDQIDNAPEEKARGITISTSHVEYDTPTRHYAHVDCPGHADYVKNMITGAAQMDGAILVVAATDGPMPQTREHILLGRQVGVPYIIVFLNKCDMVDDEELLELVEMEVRELLSQYDFPGDDTPVIRGSALKALEGEAEWEAKIVELAEALDSYIPEPERAIDKPFLLPIEDVFSISGRGTVVTGRVERGVVKVGEEVEIVGIKPTVKTTCTGVEMFRKLLDEGRAGENVGVLLRGTKREEIERGQVLAKPGSIKPHTKFESEVYILSKDEGGRHTPFFKGYRPQFYFRTTDVTGTIELPEGVEMVMPGDNINMIVELIHPIAMDDGLRFAIREGGRTVGAGVVAKVLG, encoded by the coding sequence GTGTCTAAAGAAAAATTTGAACGTTCCAAACCGCACGTTAACGTTGGTACTATCGGCCACGTTGACCACGGTAAAACAACTCTGACTGCTGCAATCACTACAGTTTTAGCTAAAACTTACGGTGGTTCTGCTCGTGCATTCGATCAAATCGATAACGCACCAGAAGAAAAAGCACGTGGTATCACCATCTCTACTTCACACGTAGAATATGACACACCAACTCGTCACTACGCACACGTAGACTGCCCAGGTCACGCCGACTATGTTAAAAACATGATCACTGGTGCTGCGCAAATGGACGGTGCTATTCTGGTTGTTGCTGCAACTGATGGTCCTATGCCACAAACTCGTGAGCACATCCTGTTAGGTCGTCAGGTTGGTGTTCCTTACATCATCGTATTCCTGAACAAATGTGACATGGTTGATGATGAAGAGCTGTTAGAATTAGTAGAAATGGAAGTTCGTGAACTTCTGTCTCAATACGATTTCCCAGGTGATGACACTCCAGTTATCCGTGGTTCAGCGCTGAAAGCACTGGAAGGCGAAGCAGAGTGGGAAGCAAAAATTGTTGAATTAGCAGAAGCACTGGATTCATACATCCCAGAACCAGAGCGTGCAATTGACAAACCATTCCTGTTACCAATCGAAGACGTATTCTCAATCTCAGGTCGTGGTACAGTAGTAACAGGCCGTGTTGAGCGTGGTGTTGTTAAAGTTGGTGAAGAAGTTGAAATCGTTGGTATCAAACCAACAGTTAAAACAACTTGTACTGGCGTTGAAATGTTCCGTAAATTACTTGACGAAGGTCGTGCAGGTGAGAACGTTGGTGTTCTTCTGCGTGGTACTAAACGTGAAGAAATCGAACGTGGACAAGTACTGGCAAAACCAGGTTCAATCAAGCCACACACTAAATTCGAATCAGAAGTCTATATTCTGAGCAAAGATGAAGGTGGTCGTCACACTCCATTCTTCAAAGGCTACCGTCCACAGTTCTACTTCCGTACAACTGACGTAACTGGTACTATCGAATTACCAGAAGGCGTAGAAATGGTAATGCCAGGTGACAACATCAACATGATCGTTGAACTGATTCACCCAATCGCGATGGACGACGGTTTACGTTTCGCTATCCGTGAAGGTGGCCGTACAGTAGGTGCGGGCGTTGTTGCTAAAGTATTAGGTTAA
- the rplK gene encoding 50S ribosomal protein L11, which translates to MAKKVQAYIKLQVSAGMANPSPPVGPALGQQGVNIMEFCKAFNAKTESVEKGLPIPVVITVYADRSFTFVTKTPPAAVLLKKAAGVKSGSGKPNKEKVGKITSAQVREIAETKAADLTGADVEAMMRSIAGTARSMGLVVED; encoded by the coding sequence ATGGCTAAGAAAGTCCAAGCCTATATCAAACTGCAAGTTTCTGCAGGTATGGCTAATCCAAGTCCACCAGTTGGTCCAGCTCTGGGTCAACAAGGTGTTAACATCATGGAATTCTGTAAAGCATTCAACGCTAAAACTGAAAGCGTAGAAAAAGGTTTACCAATTCCTGTTGTTATTACAGTTTACGCTGACCGTTCTTTCACTTTCGTTACCAAAACTCCTCCAGCAGCAGTTCTGCTGAAGAAAGCTGCGGGCGTGAAATCAGGTTCTGGCAAACCGAACAAAGAGAAAGTAGGTAAAATTACTTCTGCTCAAGTTCGTGAAATCGCAGAAACTAAAGCTGCGGACCTGACTGGTGCTGACGTTGAAGCTATGATGCGTTCAATTGCTGGTACTGCTCGTTCCATGGGCCTGGTAGTGGAGGATTAA
- the rplJ gene encoding 50S ribosomal protein L10: protein MALNLQDKQAIVAEVSEVAKGALSAVVADSRGVTVAKMTELRKACREAGVTVRVVRNTLLRRAVEGTSYEVLKDAFVGPTLIAFSAEHPGAAARLFKDFAKANPAFEIKAAAFEGEFIPGSNIDRLATLPTYDEAIARLMATMKEASAGKLVRTLAALRDQKEAA, encoded by the coding sequence ATGGCACTAAATCTTCAAGACAAACAAGCGATTGTTGCTGAAGTCAGCGAAGTTGCCAAAGGTGCGCTTTCTGCAGTTGTTGCGGATTCCCGTGGCGTTACTGTAGCTAAAATGACCGAACTGCGTAAAGCATGTCGTGAAGCTGGCGTTACTGTACGTGTAGTACGTAACACTCTTCTGCGTCGTGCTGTTGAAGGTACTTCTTATGAAGTACTGAAAGATGCATTTGTTGGTCCAACCTTGATTGCATTTTCTGCTGAACATCCGGGCGCTGCTGCTCGTCTGTTCAAAGATTTCGCGAAAGCGAACCCAGCATTCGAGATTAAAGCGGCTGCCTTTGAAGGTGAGTTTATCCCAGGTTCGAACATCGATCGTCTGGCTACACTCCCAACTTACGATGAAGCAATCGCACGCCTGATGGCAACCATGAAAGAAGCCTCTGCAGGCAAATTGGTTCGCACTCTGGCTGCTCTGCGCGATCAGAAAGAAGCTGCTTAA
- the rpsG gene encoding 30S ribosomal protein S7, translating into MPRRRVIGQRKILPDPKFGSELLAKFVNILMVDGKKSTAESIVYNALETLAQRSGKTELEAFEIALDNVRPTVEVKSRRVGGSTYQVPVEVRPVRRNALAMRWIVEAARKRGDKSMALRLANELSDAAENKGAAVKKREDVHRMADANKAFAHYRW; encoded by the coding sequence ATGCCACGTCGTCGTGTAATTGGTCAACGTAAAATTCTGCCAGATCCTAAGTTCGGATCAGAACTGCTGGCTAAATTTGTAAACATTCTGATGGTAGACGGTAAAAAATCTACTGCGGAATCTATCGTATATAATGCGCTTGAGACCCTGGCTCAGCGTTCAGGCAAAACTGAACTGGAAGCGTTCGAAATCGCATTAGATAACGTACGTCCTACAGTGGAAGTTAAATCCCGCCGTGTTGGTGGTTCAACTTACCAAGTTCCAGTTGAAGTACGCCCAGTTCGTCGTAATGCATTAGCAATGCGTTGGATTGTTGAAGCTGCTCGTAAACGCGGTGATAAATCCATGGCTCTTCGCCTGGCAAATGAATTATCTGATGCGGCTGAAAACAAAGGCGCTGCTGTTAAGAAACGTGAAGACGTTCACCGTATGGCAGATGCAAACAAGGCGTTCGCACACTACCGTTGGTAA
- a CDS encoding helix-turn-helix transcriptional regulator translates to MSSPLFNGDSSEFEKLDSRPFTQTDHEILKSYEAAVDGLAMLIGNHCEIVLHSLEDLKCSAVKIANGEHTGRKIGSPITDLALQMLHDITDEDSSFSKAYFTRAKSGALMKSITIAIRNRERRVIGLLCINMNLDVPFSEIIKTFIPEETHEVASDVNFASSVDDLVAQTLEFTIEEVNNDREVANNAKNKQVVLSLYEKGIFDIKDAINQVADRLNISKHTVYLYIRQFKNGE, encoded by the coding sequence ATGTCTAGCCCGTTATTTAATGGTGACAGCAGCGAGTTTGAAAAACTAGATAGCCGACCTTTTACTCAAACTGATCACGAAATACTAAAGTCCTATGAAGCTGCCGTGGATGGTTTGGCAATGCTCATCGGCAATCATTGCGAAATCGTATTGCACTCTCTGGAAGATTTGAAATGTTCAGCGGTTAAAATCGCGAATGGAGAACATACTGGTCGTAAGATTGGTTCTCCAATTACCGATTTGGCATTACAAATGTTACATGACATCACAGATGAAGATTCAAGTTTTTCAAAGGCTTATTTTACTAGAGCAAAAAGTGGTGCATTGATGAAGTCAATCACGATTGCCATTCGTAATCGTGAACGTCGTGTCATTGGTTTATTGTGTATTAATATGAACCTTGATGTTCCATTCTCTGAAATAATCAAAACCTTTATTCCTGAAGAAACACATGAAGTTGCATCTGATGTTAACTTTGCCTCATCTGTTGATGATTTAGTGGCTCAAACATTAGAGTTCACGATTGAAGAAGTAAATAATGATCGTGAAGTCGCGAATAATGCCAAGAATAAACAAGTCGTGTTAAGCCTTTATGAGAAAGGTATTTTTGATATTAAAGATGCCATTAATCAGGTTGCAGACCGTTTAAATATCTCAAAACATACTGTGTATCTCTATATTCGCCAATTTAAAAATGGAGAATAA
- the rplL gene encoding 50S ribosomal protein L7/L12 — MSISKDDILNAVAEMSVMDVVELISMMEEKFGVSAAAAVAVAAGPAEAAEEKTEFDVILKAIGGNKVAVIKAVRGATGLGLKEAKDLVESAPAALKEGVSKDDAEALKKALEEAGAEVEVK; from the coding sequence ATGTCTATTTCTAAAGACGATATCTTAAACGCAGTTGCTGAAATGTCTGTAATGGACGTTGTTGAACTGATCTCTATGATGGAAGAAAAATTCGGTGTATCTGCTGCTGCAGCTGTTGCTGTTGCTGCGGGTCCAGCAGAAGCTGCTGAAGAGAAAACTGAATTTGACGTTATCCTGAAAGCTATCGGCGGTAACAAAGTAGCAGTAATCAAAGCAGTACGTGGCGCTACCGGTCTTGGCCTGAAAGAAGCTAAAGACTTAGTAGAATCTGCACCAGCAGCTCTTAAAGAAGGCGTAAGCAAAGATGATGCTGAAGCTCTGAAGAAAGCTCTGGAAGAAGCAGGCGCTGAGGTTGAAGTTAAATAA